One window of Mus caroli chromosome 11, CAROLI_EIJ_v1.1, whole genome shotgun sequence genomic DNA carries:
- the Rnf185 gene encoding E3 ubiquitin-protein ligase RNF185 isoform X3, translating to MPGHSQGRCHQPVWPPLLWLETRPNRQVCPVCKAGISRDKVIPLYGRGSTGQQDPREKTPPRPQGQRPEPENRGGFQGFGFGDGGFQMSFGIGAFPFGIFATAFNINDGRPPPAVPGTPQYVDEQFLSRLFLFVALVIMFWLLIA from the exons ATGCCTGGACACAGCCAAGGACGCTGTCATCAGCCTGTGTGGCCACCTCTTCTG TGGTTGGAGACTAGACCTAACAGACAAGTGTGTCCAGTCTGCAAAGCTGGCATCAGCCGGGACAAGGTCATCCCCCTCTATGGCAGAGGCAGCACTGGACAGCAGGATCCCAG agAGAAGACTCCTCCTCGTCCtcaaggccagaggccagagccaGAAAATAGAGGG GGATTTCAAGGATTTGGATTTGGAGATGGTGGCTTTCAGATGTCTTTTGGAATTGGAGCATTTCCATTTGGGATATTTGCCACAGCATTTAACATAAACGATGGACGGCCTCCTCCAG CTGTCCCTGGGACACCCCAGTATGTGGATGAGCAGTTCCTGTCACGCCTCTTCCTGTTTGTCGCCCTGGTGATCATGTTCTGGCTCCTGATCGCCTAA
- the Rnf185 gene encoding E3 ubiquitin-protein ligase RNF185 isoform X1, whose protein sequence is MSLISVSIWSISSVDRLGHAKDCLENLPWKLCWQAAMASKGPSTSASTENSNAGGPSGSSNGTGESGGQDSTFECNICLDTAKDAVISLCGHLFCWPCLHQWLETRPNRQVCPVCKAGISRDKVIPLYGRGSTGQQDPREKTPPRPQGQRPEPENRGGFQGFGFGDGGFQMSFGIGAFPFGIFATAFNINDGRPPPAVPGTPQYVDEQFLSRLFLFVALVIMFWLLIA, encoded by the exons GATTGTCTTGAGAATCTTCCCTGGAAGCTTTGCTGGCAAGCAGCCATGGCAAGTAAAGGGCCTTCGACCTCTGCATCCACTGAGAATTCCAATGCAGGGGGGCCCAGTGGCAGCAGCAATGGCACTGGTGAGAGTGGAGGGCAGGACAGCACCTTCGAGTGCAACATATGCCTGGACACAGCCAAGGACGCTGTCATCAGCCTGTGTGGCCACCTCTTCTG TTGGCCGTGTTTACATCAG TGGTTGGAGACTAGACCTAACAGACAAGTGTGTCCAGTCTGCAAAGCTGGCATCAGCCGGGACAAGGTCATCCCCCTCTATGGCAGAGGCAGCACTGGACAGCAGGATCCCAG agAGAAGACTCCTCCTCGTCCtcaaggccagaggccagagccaGAAAATAGAGGG GGATTTCAAGGATTTGGATTTGGAGATGGTGGCTTTCAGATGTCTTTTGGAATTGGAGCATTTCCATTTGGGATATTTGCCACAGCATTTAACATAAACGATGGACGGCCTCCTCCAG CTGTCCCTGGGACACCCCAGTATGTGGATGAGCAGTTCCTGTCACGCCTCTTCCTGTTTGTCGCCCTGGTGATCATGTTCTGGCTCCTGATCGCCTAA
- the Rnf185 gene encoding E3 ubiquitin-protein ligase RNF185 isoform X2: protein MASKGPSTSASTENSNAGGPSGSSNGTGESGGQDSTFECNICLDTAKDAVISLCGHLFCWPCLHQWLETRPNRQVCPVCKAGISRDKVIPLYGRGSTGQQDPREKTPPRPQGQRPEPENRGGFQGFGFGDGGFQMSFGIGAFPFGIFATAFNINDGRPPPAVPGTPQYVDEQFLSRLFLFVALVIMFWLLIA from the exons ATGGCAAGTAAAGGGCCTTCGACCTCTGCATCCACTGAGAATTCCAATGCAGGGGGGCCCAGTGGCAGCAGCAATGGCACTGGTGAGAGTGGAGGGCAGGACAGCACCTTCGAGTGCAACATATGCCTGGACACAGCCAAGGACGCTGTCATCAGCCTGTGTGGCCACCTCTTCTG TTGGCCGTGTTTACATCAG TGGTTGGAGACTAGACCTAACAGACAAGTGTGTCCAGTCTGCAAAGCTGGCATCAGCCGGGACAAGGTCATCCCCCTCTATGGCAGAGGCAGCACTGGACAGCAGGATCCCAG agAGAAGACTCCTCCTCGTCCtcaaggccagaggccagagccaGAAAATAGAGGG GGATTTCAAGGATTTGGATTTGGAGATGGTGGCTTTCAGATGTCTTTTGGAATTGGAGCATTTCCATTTGGGATATTTGCCACAGCATTTAACATAAACGATGGACGGCCTCCTCCAG CTGTCCCTGGGACACCCCAGTATGTGGATGAGCAGTTCCTGTCACGCCTCTTCCTGTTTGTCGCCCTGGTGATCATGTTCTGGCTCCTGATCGCCTAA